The window CTTCATCTTCCTCACGAGCctcttcggtagtcatgaaaaatgCTCTACCCTTAGCATTACCCGCTGTTGCAGTCTTGTTCTTAGGGCACTGGTTTCTGAAATGCCCAACTTCCCCACAACCGTAACAAGTAGGCACGGTTGGATTAGTCTTTGCAGCTGGAGTGTTGGTTGCAGGCAGCACAACCTTACAATTCTTGGCTAAGTGGCCAATTTTCTTACACCTACTGCACTCAACAGTGCACCTCCCATGATGATGCTTATCACAGCGATTACATAACGGCTTTGTTCCAATATAACCACTTTTTGTAGCATCACTAACCCTTTTGTTTGAACCCTGACCCGAACTCTGAGcaggctcaaacttccttttattATCAGCATCTTTTACTTCAGTTTGCTTATTAGTGGCAAGCTTCCTTCTTTTCGCCATTACCAAATTTTGAGCCATCAATATCACACCATTGACGGTCTCCTTACCAGCAGCTATCACATTACCCTGAATCTCATCAGGTAGACCTTCAACATAACATTCAATCTTCTTGTGTTCTGTAGGTACCATGTCGGGGCACAATGTAGCCAACTCTAAGAAACGGTTGGTATAagcctcaatgtcagtacccttcaccttgagttcccagaactcacttTCCATTTTCTGAACCTGATTTCTCGGACAATACTTGTCCGTCATCATTCTTTTTAGGACAGTCCATGGAATGGCATTTGCAGCATCAAGTCCCACAGTTTGAGAGTATGCGGTCCACCAAGTCAGTGCACCGCCAGATAAAGATCCTGTAGCAAACTTAACGCGATCAACATCGGTACAATTGCACATCCAGAAAATagattcaagtttttcgaaccacCGAGTTAGttcaaccggtccctcagttcctTTATAGCTTGGAGGTTTGCAGTTTGAGAAATCCTTGTATGAACAAGTTTTGGGGAGATTCTGTTGACCGTTGTTGCCATTGCTGTGGTTGCCCTGGGCGGCAGCTAAAAGTATCTGAAATTGCTTGGCAGAGAGAGTGATGTTGGAAATAGTGTTGTTGTCGTTTGTTTGCGCACCACCAGTCattttcttcaatacataaataaagtattaattgaagagttatggtgctataaatataagtttgaaattatgattcataataatcacacaacacacacatatAGATATAGTGAGATAAGACaagattttttaaaaaaaacacttgacttttattaataatgaatggATAAATTATCCTTATTACACAGAAAATGATGAGTAAGCAAAGCCTTTATATGAAAAACACttgactttttttttatataactaagTTAGTTGTGTTTAAGTCTCTTGGAGGGACTAGGGGTTTCAACAATAGGTGTCTTAGTTTCCTTCCTCTTTTGAGAGAGAGCTAAGACAACAGTGGGCTCAGACTCCTTCTCGggttcagattcttcttcttcttcaataatttccTCCAtgatttcttcttcatcatcatcctcatcatagtCAGCATCAATT of the Rutidosis leptorrhynchoides isolate AG116_Rl617_1_P2 chromosome 5, CSIRO_AGI_Rlap_v1, whole genome shotgun sequence genome contains:
- the LOC139849034 gene encoding uncharacterized protein, which produces MTGGAQTNDNNTISNITLSAKQFQILLAAAQGNHSNGNNGQQNLPKTCSYKDFSNCKPPSYKGTEGPVELTRWFEKLESIFWMCNCTDVDRVKFATGSLSGGALTWWTAYSQTVGLDAANAIPWTVLKRMMTDKYCPRNQVQKMESEFWELKVKGTDIEAYTNRFLELATLCPDMVPTEHKKIECYVEGLPDEIQGNVIAAGKETVNGVILMAQNLVMAKRRKLATNKQTEVKDADNKRKFEPAQSSGQGSNKRVSDATKSGYIGTKPLCNRCDKHHHGRCTVECSRCKKIGHLAKNCKVVLPATNTPAAKTNPTVPTCYGCGEVGHFRNQCPKNKTATAGNAKGRAFFMTTEEAREEDEVITADKNFKIDLLPVELGSFDVVVGMDWLTPLRAAIMCYDKAINIPLENGETLIIQGEKSGSKLNIISCIKTRRYLMKGYQATLSNVKEVESEEKRIEDVPVVREFPEVFPEELPGLPPQRQVKFQIDLTPSAAPIAKEPYRLAPSEMKELSIQLQELLEKGFICPSSSPWGAPTNLTTRIREAQLEALKEESVQLERLKGLENQLELKGN